A segment of the Lolium perenne isolate Kyuss_39 chromosome 3, Kyuss_2.0, whole genome shotgun sequence genome:
CAGCCGCCACATCCCGCGCCATCTCCGCCCCCACGCCGCTCGTCGGAGGCCGGCGCGGGCGATGGGCGGCCGGCCGACCTATGGAAGGGGCCGCCGGCGCGAGCTAAGGGGCAGCGCTGCTCGTTTCCGCGGAGGCCGACCTCCGGCAGGGGCCGCCGGCGTGCAGACAAGGCTTCCGAGACATTTTTGCTGGTCATGGCGGCCATGGGGCTTGGCCGATTCACGCACTGGCTGTGGCCGGGcacggcggcgcgggtggccagcCACGAGCTCCCCGCCACGACCTTGACGAGCGCCTCCTTACCGGACTTCCCCTCCGGCTTCCGGGAGCCGGACGCCGTCACCTTCTCGAGCGCCGAAGCAGGCGGCCGCCGCGGGCGGCAGCGGAGGGCCAGGAGCCAGCGCCGCGGCCGCGGGGAGTGCAGGGTCGACAAGGAGTACGACATGGTCATCGTGCCATCCGACGCTGGCGGCTGCCTGTCCGGGTCGGAGTCCGACGACTCGGACTGGTCCATCGGCTGGCTCGAGCCGCAGGCGCCGGAGATGCAGACGGACGGTGACCCCGAGACCGGCTTCGCCGTCCTCGTTCCCAGCTACCGCCGCGGCCACGCCGAGCAGCCCAGGGCGCCCGAGGGTCGCTTCCTGGGCGCTGGCGCTCTCGCCGACGGACGCCTCTCTGGTGAGCACTGCTTCAGTTCTTTGTGTTTACGTTTGCTCAGAAAGTCAGAATTGGGAAGAAATCATTGCCACGTTTGCTTTGATTATCAAACTATTATTATGTCCCCGCGGTGTTGAATTTAATAGGAAATCACTTGCTGTTGTAGATAGTACAGTACTCGTACCAACAGTTCACGTTATAAACTCAATTTTTGGCAAAGTCTGAATATCTTTCAGTTATTGGTCGTCTGTTATTGATTTGGCAATAAATTCAGTTTGTTAAGTTAAATACTCCAAATTTCATGATAAGATCCAAATTTCATGTCTTTTGCTGTTGTAGTACTAGCATTTATGGGGCACATCGACTACTGGTCATATGCCATTTTCATGTTTGGTGCTGTTGATTGCTGGGTTACGTTGCCTTTTCTATGCTTTGAGCTTGAAAATCCAAATTTCATGTCTTTTGCTGTTGTAGTACTAGCATGTATTTTTATTATTAAGTGAATGCTGACATCAGAAAGGATGATGCTGCCGCCAAGACATGTGGTCAGAGGACCACAACAAGTTGTCCGCACCCTGCTCGCCATTGTCCTCCGCCTCTGGGGCGTTCTGAGTTAGGTCTTGGTTTAGATGATCAACAAAAGGAGAAAATAAATGGTTAACTCAAGTTGCTCAACGAGTGTTTACTTTATATTCAGCTTGAGATGGATAAATCCATGGCAAAGCCATCCCAGCACCACAAGCAGAATCACAAGAGGTAAAGAATcttctcaacaggtgatgaaataAATTTATAGACTAATCAGTTGGGGCTCTATGACATACTTTGAATTTGGATTGCTTTCGAACAAacaagcaatttattgcatatttcTGAATTCAGAGTGTATCTGAACCCGCAAGCAATATGTCCATGCTTTTGAACCAGCAAGATGTTATTAGTGTTGCTTTTGGACCTGAGGCTTGCTCTGTAATCTGTAGGAATAAGGCATTGCCAAATTTAGCACCGCTTTTACTGTAGAGTTTTTCTTAACCTGGCTACCAAGTTTCAGTGTGTTTCTGTAAGTAACAATTAACAGTAGTAGTACCACTGTGTAAGTCACCATATTCTGTTGTAGGATTAGTGATCTTAGACCGTCATTTTATCCATGCATCGGATCTTGGCTTTAAGCGGTTTCGGTCACAGAGTACTCGAAGCCAAGATCCGATGCGGATATTTGTGGTGGCCTGAAGATCCCCGTTGCAAGAAAAACCACATCCTGTGGAAGTAAAGAACCCGATCAAATCATTGTTTCAATTCTTTTAGTAGCCTTTCATAGTTTTAAGAAAATCTTCCAGTTGGAAAAGAAAATGTTAAGTAAATGAACCGGGACAGTTTTCTATAGCAAATAATATGGGACCAAGTGCCAGATTTTACAGTACAAGTCAACCAATTTAATAAGTATGCAGCTCCAAACTTCATAACTGTTGCTTTTGTATCTTCTGTCATTCTTCATTGTGCATGCCAGATATTCtcttttgttatttttatcagacgGTTCTGTTGTATTGTGCATGCCAGATTATTTGTTATGTATACCCGAGGTGATGAAAAAAAAATCAAGTAGGATGCATGGGAAATGAATTTATTTGAgtgctttgttgtctacatactaATTCGTTTATTTCTGAAATTTAGCTTTGTTTTGTGACCTGTCCGTGCATGGTATCATCGATATTAATGAGTAAACTCCAGGGAAAATATGTTTGTGTTGGATTGTTTTGGAGCTCATGTTCCTGTTAATTTTCTGAACATTCAGACTTTTGTCCGATGTTATATCTGAATGTGTTTATTTCATAAGGTCTTGCTATTTTCTGAAATCATTTGTCAGATTTGAAGTCAGTGGTCTAATTtgatatatctttattgaagagagACAAGTAAACGGGACCAAGTAAAGTTATTTAACATACTCTGCTTAATTTAGGTTCTATTCCAGATATGCATTAGTTCAGCAAAGTTGATGGCCTATTCCGTGTATGTGGTGTTCTTACCCTGTTTAGGACATTGCGTGTTGTCAATGAAGCGATTGTATCCGTTGATGGATATGAGAGGCAGTTAGGAAAGCAGCACAAAATCTAAATTTGAAAAAGGAGACAGCCATGACCATCTTCTGTAAAGCAGTATGCCTCTTCCCTAAAAAAAAGTCTGCAagcttaaatatttattttttgctgctactgcagttgttCTACTACTTCCTACAAAAAGTCACAGAATCCAGAGAAAGAAAGTTACGTGCCGTACATCTATACCAGTTTAACTTTTTTCTTTCCAAATGAGGTTTTTCTTTTGTACTCCATTTTCTGAATGATATTGTAGTTCTTTACGTGTTTCCTGTCTTTTCTTTGTACAAGCACCATTTGAGGTATTATGATGCATTCGTACTGTTACATCGTGCTTACCTCTGTTTTAATATACTTCCTActcctgggtgtaactacacccacgtctcatatactaccatacggaagtatataacatactttattggtttgagtatgttcgtacactatatctaagatactTCATACCAACTTTGGTGAAAAAAGTTTAATACACCCATAGTTTGCATtatatatacaaaatacatgcatatttatacgtaaagaaatagtgtacgtaaaaaagtgtacatactacctacaaagtagtatatatactaccaaaatattcttatatacttcatactacatgtatatactcttcgatatgatagatactacctagattgtgtgaaacacacgtgggagtaactacacccgggtgtagcatgaatatgtcctatatatatatgaagtatatatataggacatattcatactacacccgggtgtagttacacccacgcgtgtttctcataatctagagagtatctatcataccgaagtatatgtacatgtagtatgaagtatgtaagactattttggtagtatatataATACTTTGCAGGCAGTATGCATATTTTTTTACGTAGACTAATTTTTTACGtatacatatgcatgtatttcgTATGTATAGTGCAAACTACATACCCACTTATATTTTTTTCACAAAACTTGGTTTGTAATATCTTAGATATAATATATGAACATACTCAAACCGAATGGTTCAAATTATAATATATGAACATACTCAAACCTAATATATATATGCAAAATAGTGTGCTACCATGGTGGCTAGCTGTGCACACCATGGTAGCCATCAGATATACCACATATGCCACCAGATGTACACTTGAGAGCATAGATTACTAACGGTAGTACTTGACGGCGTCTCCACAGCAGCTGTCCGGGAGCACATTTTTTAAACTGTGAATCCACTCCCACTACCATCAATACAGTTTACAATACACATACTGTTCAGCTACTTTGGTAAAAATATCTATCAACTATCTGAATTGATTTGACCTCCAAGTGTGCCTACTGCATCGAGGCGCTCCACGGCCGTGTCCTCCTCGCAGCGCCCGCGTCTCCATCTCCTCGGGGCCGGCGGCGCGTTTGCAGAGGCCGGTTTCCGGTGCGCGTGGGTGCTCACGGAGGCGTCGAGGTCCGTCGTCACGATGCCGGCCTCCGGGGCGCTGGGTGTGGCGGTGGCGGACATGGACGCGGCCGTGCGCTTGCTGCAGATCGAGGTCAGGGCGCTCCCGTCCAAGCTGCTTCTCCTGACCATTAATGGTATCCATCCAGCCGGAGTTGGGCTTCCCCGACGCCATGCTCCCATCTATTACATGTTTCTCCATATTGCTTAACTTTTGGATGCACGACCCTTATCTGCTCttctttctgatttttttttgctcACAAAGATTCTTCAAACAGGGACAGAAAGACACGGAATTCCTTGCAAGTTCTTTGCTTTCAGAAAGGTACACTAAAGCGATTTGATTTTGTCTTccatcttctctctctctctctcagattCATTCATTATCTGAACTGATTCTTTGGTTCTGAAAGAAATTTGGTTTATGATCTCTTCCATTTATTGACATTCTTGCTCTGAAATAAACTGATAAGTCTGTACTGGTCCATGTTGATACTCACAAATGAGCTGTTCTTCATCAAAACCAAAATGGTCGCATTTTTCAAAATTATTAGTCACCTAGAATTGGGCAGCTAGTGGTGATAGACCACATTTTTTTTCGGCAGCTCAACTTGGAAGGGGAGACTCAGATTGGTTCTTTTTTCGGATGGATTATTGAGCTGAGTTGAAATAGCTGTCCGTGATAGACTTCTGAGCTGTACTTTGCATTTCCTTTCTTTGTAGATTTGTGGGGTTGTTCTGCGATTAGGCACATGGATTTGAGGTTGGATTTGATTGTTATTTCCGTCAAATGGATTAATCGATTTCTAAGAgtctgtttttttttcttctgcAAGTATTTTCCGCGAGCCTCACCGAGGGGCATATTACTAGTTTGTGTGTATCTTAAAATAGAAGAATCAGTTTAAAATAAATTAATACATACTGAACTTTATAGTAGCCCGTTCAAATATGATTTTGTGCAGCTAGGAGAAAAAAAAAGCCAGTGAAAGTTGGTAAGAGGATCAGCTCTGGAAAAAAGTTGGCATCACGGCTGTTAAAACTGAATTTTAGAGCTTTCCCCCATTGGATTTTTGAACAGGTTTGGTTGATTCCATTTTTATTGATCCTTGGCATAGATCTCTAGCATCTCCATGCTGATGCTTTTTGGCTCGAGGACTGTTAGTGGCCGTTGGTTGTAGAGATTGTATGCTCATTGCTGGGCAACTTTCCAATCTCATTTTTTTGTTGTTCATTTAGTTTTAATTTGTTTGTTTCTTTGTTTATTATTGCACATGGATTCGAGGTTGGATTTGCTTCTGGTTCCGGCATATGGATTAGGTTGGATTATGCAAGTTTTTTACCCAGCTTGATGGATCCGTGTCTACAAAAAAAGCTAGGATTTCTAGATGGGAGGATTTTGTGCTGACCACGCTGAAGCCAATTGCATGTTCTCCAAGTCTGTTTTTTTTTCTGGAAGTTTTTTTCCACCTCATTGAGAGGCAGATTACTAGTGGTTGTCACATCTGTAATTCACTTCAGTTTCCATAAGGAGCCATGCATATATCAGGTCGTGTGCGTCTGTTAATTTGAGCGCTTCAGTGTTAACAATCCTGACCGGCATGCATGCATTTTAACCCAAATCTGCCTTTGTCCACGCGCAGCTGCCATTCACCGAAGCACAGACCAAGCCCACCGCTTTTTTTTCAGAGTGGTTCGCATCAAGGAACATCCATAGAGGGCAAGACATGGACATCGCTGATCCAACCGTCGAGCAACTTATATTATGCTGCAATTTTGGATGTGGTCGCAGAGAAACTAGATTCCAGGAATTCAGGTCATGCTCTGGCTGCGGCCGAGTCTTTCTACTGTTCCCGCGCCTGCCAGGCAGCACACTGGAAGGTTGTGCACAGAGTGTCTTGCAGGCAGATGGCACAAGGTGATCAGGCCAATGGAGAAGCCGGTGTCCACGTAGAAGCAGATGAAGCTGAGCAGGCACTTGATGTCTGAAATAGATAGAGGAACATTGTGTCAATCCTTATCTACCACGGGAGAATTAGTTCTAGAACAGCATGTCCTTGAGCTATTTCAATAATTCCATGTCAGTAGTTTGTAACAGCAACTATTTTAAGTTAGTagtttgtttattttgtcacctcTTCCAATTTCTTTACTTCAAGCATAATGGTGTGTGATATACAAAACTTATGACTTCCTAAGTATTAGTTGCATATAACTGAACAACAACTTTTTTTGGTGCACCACTATATAATTATATCAAAGATTTCTCCTTTTTCTATCAACAATTTTTTTAAATGAAATACAGATTACCATAGGTTGCTTCTGGTGCACCCTAAACTTTAAAATTGCAGATTCTAAACTAAACAACATGTAAAAAGGTACATTAAAAATAATCTGTCTTTCCAAGCTTGTAACAGCTAATGTACTATATTTGTACTACATTTTCAATGCAAAGAGGGAGTCAGCTCCGTGCTCAGTTCAAAAGAGAATTTGTTTCTCAAGTTTTCACTTCAGTTATAGAACTTTGCCAGAGGGAGTCATTATAATAAATTCTTGCATAATAGACTGGCTGGCAACACTATTAGTTTTTGTTTGTACAACATAATCTTACTGTTTCATATATCCATACCAATTGATATCCACATCAAAATACAGATTACAGAGTTACCCATACATAATTTTATCCACATCAAAATACAGTATCCAAAATGTAACTACAGATCAAAATGCATCAGTATATGTAGTTATTTCCTTGAGAAAAGCAGTGGGTGCTGATTGCAAGATTAGCAATGCAAACTGGAGATTAGCTATGCAAAGAAAGAAGTTGGTGCTGAGTTATTTTGTCTTGCACATAGCAGTCGCTGCTGACTGTATACGATAGTGTAAAAACAGAAGTACAACACAAGTGTATTGTGAAATGTATTTATGTTTGTACTACAGTTAGATTTACACTTCAACCGTTGCTCATATTCTACAGTGTAGAATACAAAACTACACAGCTGCCAGCATGCTAACGGTTGTAACGGCCAAGACATGAACGTTACCTCACTCCACTTGTACACATGGTAATCTTGATCCCATTGATTTGCATGCACACTATATCCAATGGCTAAAACAGGGTGCGTAGCTAGCCACCATGGTAGCAAATCCgcgttgatatatatatatatatatatatatatatatatatatatatatatatatatatatatatatattgagtTATATTAGTCCACGTGGTTCAAATTATACTGGACAAAGTGTGCCTGCATATATTGGGGGTCCTACTAAGAAATAAATAGGGCACTAAGGACTGAATAAATATATAATCCATTTTGTTGCATTTTGTAAGGTTGTATATATTAGGTGTTATATTTTTAATTCCGTTATGACATCTACAAGTTTTCTCGGTAGTGCTCCAGTATGCTTTTTCCTTACTGGCTTTCCTTTTTTAAGGGTAGGATGTTGAAGTTCAATATTCACTTGTGCTCCCCATGCCGATACAACATGGGTACTGAGTTTAGGGAGGATCGGAAGAAACCGAGTAACTCTAGCGAAAATTCAGAGTTTTTAATTTTTTCAACTGGAACATGATCTGGAAGGCAGTCTGCAATCGAAACAATTCCTCATAACAGTGCCTCACCCATTGCTGTAATATTTTTAGGAGAGGCATTGAGATTGATCCTTTATGCCCCATGTGCTCCAGATTTAATGAAGAGGGTGGCCATCTCTTTCTCGAGTGCAAGCCTGTGTGTGCAGTATGGAAGAATCTGCCGTCTTGTCTTGATGCCAAATATGTTATTGCACAGATTCTTTCTGccaatgaacaagagaagatgagaTGTGTTGCCCTGCTTTCGGTCTGGTGGCAAGTGCGGAACAAAATGCAATGCCGGTGAATCCACGTCCTCCTCGAATTCAGTCTGTCATTAAGTTCTGTCTCTGACTGCTGAGTTTAAACTACACTGCAGCCAACAAAGGAAGAAAGAGCAACCTGCTATGGAGATCAAGTGGAAGCCACCGGTGCACCATATTCTGAAGATTAATATTGATGGGAGCATATGGACCTGGCCAGTGCGTCTGGTGGCTTGGTTTGGGTGTTTAGAGGTGACCTGGGGTTTGTGGCCTCTTCAGGTGCTGGCCATATGGAGCATGTGTAGGTCACTCTCCATACTGAAGCAGAGGCCTGCCTACAATCACTGTTTCAGGCTCAAATCTGGTGGTATTTCTCGCGTTCGAAATTGACTCACAACTTGTGATGCAAGCGATCAAGGGAAGCGAGCAAGAGCTGGCTCGGAACGGTGCTATTTTTAGGGAGATTAAATTTCAGATTTACTCTGTTCTATTGCCTTTAGGCCTGTAATCAAGTGGTGGACGCCAGGAAATCGACTGACTCATACAAGACATATGATATGTTGTGTTCTTTTACTCCTCTTCGTCAACTAATAATTTTTGAAACGGATAATTATTCAATTTTTATTTAATACTTGCTGATGTTTTCGAATatatataaaataaaaattgACACAACCTTCACGGgtccgtgcgccaaggcgcacatcaaaATCTAGTGGATTAAAATATGCAGGCCCTTTTGCCAGTCTGGCAGCGGCCACGAATCATCCAAGTACGTGCTCCCTGATTGTTTTGCCAATTGATTAGGATTTGCTTTGTCAATCAACTATACGATGCAAGCACACATGTAATTCCTTTTGCTTTGCTTCATCATGCATAGGTAATTGTTTACAGATCATTAGCTTTCACCCAAAAACAAAAGTCTAAAACTGAACTTTAAGGCTTACAAAAACTCTTATCGCTAATGAGATAGTTAGTATGCAACGTCTAGCAATCTACTTCATCTATACTTTATCTGAATAGATATGtatttagacacattttagtgTCTCCTTTCTCCCTAGCAAATTATACGACGTTTAGGTAGAAAATCACACAAAATATGCCACCATCAATCAAACTAAGTAGGCAATTATTAGAACCCTTTGATCTCTATAAAATCAACTAACGTTAGATTTCTAAATATGACATAGATTAAATTTCGCCATACCCCTACGATCTCCTGATGACTAGATAATAGAATAACAGACTCCACCCCAAACCCTGTAAAAAGGTAAATGGTAAACTCCGCATTCATGTTCTCAGTGTTGCCGCCGTTGGGTTCTTAGGAAACAACAGAAGTATCGGGACTCCATTGCATGCCCTGGCACATACCGTAATCGCACCCATGAGTAACCCTTAGTTCCGTCGTCCGGCCGGCCATTGAATTTTGCATATAATTGTAAGAGACTGCCTACATAACATGGATCGAGTATTTGCAAGCCTTTCATTAAAACTGAAGAAACGATAAAATCAGATAAATTAGTTCATGATCTACTTCATCTAAACTTTATCTAAATAGATATGtatttagacacattttagtgTCTCCTTTCTCCCTAGCAAATTATCCGAAGGTAGAAAGTCACACAAAATATGCCACCATCAATCAAACTAAGTAGGCAATTATTAGAACCCTTTGATTTCTATAATAATCAACTAACGTTAGATTTCTAAATATGACATAGATCAAATTTCACCGTACCCCTACGATCTCCTGATGACTAGATAATAGAATAACAGACTCCACCTCAAACCAGGTAAAAGGTAAACTCCGCATTCATGTTCTCAATGTTGCCGCCGTTGGGTTCTTAGGAAATAATAGAAGTATCGGGACTCCATTGCATGCCCTGGCACATACCGTAATCGCCGCCCATGAGTAACCCTTAGTTTCGTCGTCCGGCCGGCCATTGAATTTTTCATATAATTGTAAGAGACTGCCTACATAACATGGATCGAGTATTTGCAAGCCTTTCATTAAAAATGAAGAAAAGATAAAATCAGATAAATTAGTTcatgaaaaatattcaaattacATGTATTCCATGGTCAAATTACCAAGTAACAGTAAACTGTAATCGCCGTCGGGCCGGCCATTGAATTTTTCATATAATTGTAAGAGACTGCCTACATAACATGGATCGAGTATTTGCAAGCCTTTCATTAAAAATGAAGAAAAGATAAAATCAGATAAATTAGTTcatgaaaaatattcaaattacATGTATTCCATGGTCAAATTACCAAGTAACAGTAAACTGTAATAA
Coding sequences within it:
- the LOC127342729 gene encoding uncharacterized protein codes for the protein MAAMGLGRFTHWLWPGTAARVASHELPATTLTSASLPDFPSGFREPDAVTFSSAEAGGRRGRQRRARSQRRGRGECRVDKEYDMVIVPSDAGGCLSGSESDDSDWSIGWLEPQAPEMQTDGDPETGFAVLVPSYRRGHAEQPRAPEGRFLGAGALADGRLSERMMLPPRHVVRGPQQVVRTLLAIVLRLWGVLT